The Nocardia sp. NBC_01503 sequence TACCTGCGTCCCGATGGCAAGACCCAGGTCACCATCGAATACGAAGGCGACATTCCGGTGCGCCTGGACACCGTCGTCATCTCCACCCAGCACGCGGCCGATATCGACCTGGACAACCTGCTGACCCCGGATATCCGCGAGAAGGTCGTCGACTCGGTGCTGGCCGAGCTGAAGCTGCCGAATCCGTTGGACACCTCCAACATTCGGCTGCTGGTGAACCCGACGGGCAAGTTCGTGCTCGGCGGTCCGATGGGTGACGCCGGTCTGACCGGTCGCAAGATCATCGTCGACACCTACGGCGGTATGGCCCGTCACGGTGGTGGCGCGTTCTCCGGTAAGGATCCGTCGAAGGTGGACCGTTCGGCCGCCTACGCCATGCGCTGGGTCGCCAAGAATGTGGTCGCCGCCGGTCTGTCCGAGCGCGTCGAGGTTCAGGTCGCCTACGCCATCGGCAAGGCCGCCCCCGTCGGCTTGTTCGTGGAGACCTTCGGCACCGAGCAGATCGACCCGGCCAAGATCTCCGCCGCCATCGGCGAGGTCTTCGACCTGCGCCCCGGCGCCATCATTCGCGATCTGGATCTGCTGCGCCCGATCTACGCACCCACCGCCGCGTACGGCCACTTCGGCCGCACCGATGTGGATCTGCCCTGGGAGCGCACCGACCGCGCGGAGAAGTTGCGCGCCGCCGCCGGTCTGTAATTGGCCGACACGGGAGAAGCATCGACGGGAGCGTCGAGCACGGAGAGTCCCTCCGAGCTCGGCGCTCCCGCCGTCGTAGGTACACCCCGCCCCATCGCGCGGGTCCTGCCCCTGCTCGAACCCGCCCACCTGGACCGCGATTTCGACTATCTGGTCCCCGCGGAATTGGACGCCGAAGCCCAACCCGGCGTCCGCGTCCGAGTCCGCTTCTCCGGCCGCCTGATTGACGGCTACCTCCTCGAACGGCTCGAAAAGACCGACCACGCGGGCAAACTCGTCCGCCTGGAACGCGTGGTCTCACCCGAACCCGTCCTCACCCCGGAGATCCTGCGCCTGGTCACCGCGGTCGCCGCCCGCTACGCGGGCACCCGAGCCGACGTCCTGCGCCTGGCCATCCCACCCCGCCACGCCAAAACCGAAGCCGAAGGCAGCACTCCCAAGCCCGCGAGCGCGAAGAAGCGCCGCACGAAAGCCGCTGCCGCCGAACGCCTGGCCGCCGAACCGGCACCCGTCGAGCTGGACGGCCCCGTCGAAGCGGCGCCATCCGCGAACGCCGAATCCGATGAGACCCGCGCCGCGTCCAGCGCTCCCGCGACAACGCCCGGATCTTCCGCGCAGACGCCTTCGACCTCCGAATCCGACTCCAGGACAGCAGATTCCGAGACCACGGCGCTGACTTTCGTGACCGAGAGCACCGACTCCACGGACATGCCCGGCATGGCCGTCTCGAGCAATCCGGCGGAAGATTCCGACGCGAGCGAAGTTCCGGCCGGGCACTCCACATCCACCGCTGCCGGGTCTACCGCAGCGCCCGAGGACGAGACCCCCGATGCCGGTGTCTCGACCGTCGATGCGGGAGATGCCTCGGCCATAGTGGCAGGCGATGCCGCGACTGGTTCGGCGACTGCGGAAGAGGCTGATAAGCCTGGGGTTTCGGAGTTGTACCCCGGGTGGGGGCGGTATGCGCATGGGCATTCGTTCTTGGCGGCGCTGGCGGCGGGGCGGGGGCCGCGGGCTGCTTGGCAGGCGTTGCCCGGAGACGAGTGGGCACGACGGCTCGCGGAGCTGGCGGCGACCGTGGTGGGCAGTGGACGCAGTGCGATTGTGATGGTTCCGGATCAGCGGGATCTCGATCGTGTGCTGACCGAATGTGTTGCGCTGGTAGGGGAGTCGGCGGTGGGACTGGCCGCCGGGTTGGGTCCGTCGGCACGGTATCGGCGATGGTTGGCCGCGCTGCGGGGGACCGCCCGGGTGGTGGTGGGGACGCGCAGTTCGGTGTTCACGCCGGTCAAGGATCTCGGGCTCATCGCCATGTGGGACGACGGGGATGACACCTATGCCGAGCCGCGCTCGCCGTATCCGCATGCGCGGGAGGTGGCGATGCTGCGCGTGCACGAGACCGGCGCGGCGTTCGTCGCCGGCGGGTTCGCGCGTACGGCCGAGATCCAGGCGGTCGTCGAATCCGGTTGGGCGCATGACCTTCTCGCCGATCGCAGTGTGCTGCGTCAGGTGATGCCCCGGCTCATCGCGCCCGGTGATACCGATGCCGCGCTCGAACGCGATCCGATGGCGCGGGCCATCCGTATTCCCGCCGCGGCCTTCATGGCGGCCCGACGGGCGCTCGCGGCGGGGGAGCCGGTCCTGGTGCAGGTTCCGCGCCGCGGGTACATTCCCGCGCTGTCCTGCTCGAAATGTCGCACCCCGGCCCGTTGTCGGCACTGCAACGGCCCATTGGCGCTGCCGGACAACAACACCCACGCCGCGCCACCCGCCGGAACGGGCGGTTCGGCTCGCGCGGCCGGTGGTGGCGTTGCCGCGCCACAACAGCGCGGCTCCGGTTCTCGGGGTGACGATTTCGCCCGCCCGAGCCGGAATATCGCTCCGCAGGAACAACTTTCCTGGGGCCGTGAGTCGGAGCAGCGGGGTCGCGGTTCCGGTGCCCAGCCGCGGCGGGATCGCGTGGATTTGGGTGTCGCGGTGGGCGTCGGGGTTCCTCGCGGCGGTGCCGAGGTCGCGCACAGTCCGGCCTGCCGGTGGTGCGGTATCACCGAGGCGGCGTTCCGGTGCGGGACGTGTGGGTCGCGAGCCCTGCGGGCGGTGGTGATCGGTGCGCAGCGCACGGCCGAGGAGTTGGGGCGGGCATTTCCCGGGGTGCCGGTTCGCGGTTCCGGTGGTTCCACCGTGTTGAGTTCGGTGCCGGAGGGGCCGCAAGTGGTGGTTTCGACCATCGGTGCGGAACCCGTTG is a genomic window containing:
- the metK gene encoding methionine adenosyltransferase: MRTTGSRLFTSESVTEGHPDKICDAISDSILDALLAADPRSRVAVETLVTTGQVHVAGEVTTSAYVDIPTIVREKVLEIGYDSSAKGFDGASCGVNIAIGAQSPDIAQGVDTSHEARVGGEDDDIARQGAGDQGLMFGYATIETPELMPLPISLAHKLSRRLTEVRKSGVLPYLRPDGKTQVTIEYEGDIPVRLDTVVISTQHAADIDLDNLLTPDIREKVVDSVLAELKLPNPLDTSNIRLLVNPTGKFVLGGPMGDAGLTGRKIIVDTYGGMARHGGGAFSGKDPSKVDRSAAYAMRWVAKNVVAAGLSERVEVQVAYAIGKAAPVGLFVETFGTEQIDPAKISAAIGEVFDLRPGAIIRDLDLLRPIYAPTAAYGHFGRTDVDLPWERTDRAEKLRAAAGL
- a CDS encoding primosomal protein N'; the protein is MARVLPLLEPAHLDRDFDYLVPAELDAEAQPGVRVRVRFSGRLIDGYLLERLEKTDHAGKLVRLERVVSPEPVLTPEILRLVTAVAARYAGTRADVLRLAIPPRHAKTEAEGSTPKPASAKKRRTKAAAAERLAAEPAPVELDGPVEAAPSANAESDETRAASSAPATTPGSSAQTPSTSESDSRTADSETTALTFVTESTDSTDMPGMAVSSNPAEDSDASEVPAGHSTSTAAGSTAAPEDETPDAGVSTVDAGDASAIVAGDAATGSATAEEADKPGVSELYPGWGRYAHGHSFLAALAAGRGPRAAWQALPGDEWARRLAELAATVVGSGRSAIVMVPDQRDLDRVLTECVALVGESAVGLAAGLGPSARYRRWLAALRGTARVVVGTRSSVFTPVKDLGLIAMWDDGDDTYAEPRSPYPHAREVAMLRVHETGAAFVAGGFARTAEIQAVVESGWAHDLLADRSVLRQVMPRLIAPGDTDAALERDPMARAIRIPAAAFMAARRALAAGEPVLVQVPRRGYIPALSCSKCRTPARCRHCNGPLALPDNNTHAAPPAGTGGSARAAGGGVAAPQQRGSGSRGDDFARPSRNIAPQEQLSWGRESEQRGRGSGAQPRRDRVDLGVAVGVGVPRGGAEVAHSPACRWCGITEAAFRCGTCGSRALRAVVIGAQRTAEELGRAFPGVPVRGSGGSTVLSSVPEGPQVVVSTIGAEPVVPGGYSVAMLLDGWALLGRADLRAAEDAMRRWMSAAALVRPSGQVIVMADPALATVQAFLRWDPVGHAYFELSERTEVRFPPAVRLAAIDGTTDSIAELLTEAKLPEEVEVLGPVPLPPGARKPFSSGDSPAEVERMILRVDRSAGSALSRALSIAQAVRSTHKSDDPLRVQIDPVDIG